Genomic DNA from Dermacentor variabilis isolate Ectoservices chromosome 6, ASM5094787v1, whole genome shotgun sequence:
TAAGAAACCAATTAGACACAAAAAGTCTACCTCTTTCGCAGACCGATATGTTGGAAGTCTGAGCATAGAGAAAGGTCTGAGCCTCGGAATAGCGCTGTTAGTGTCGAACTCGCGCGCGTAAAAAGGGTAATTAAAGCTGTGCCGAATTCGTTGCACCGGAGCCCGCCTGTGACAAACTATTTATATGCAAGTGGAGTGGCTGTTACACGAGTTATTACATTTGCTCCAGTAACGTCGGCGACTATCGAATTACGCGTAGCTCGGTTTATAGGGGCTTCACTGCAGTCCGCAGAGGTCGTGCGGTTAAAGCACGTGATCCAGTGAAGTGCACCACTTTCAGCGGACCCACATGTGTCGACGTTACATTGGTCAAGGAGTCTCCTGACCTACGACGACTCCCGTTCGCTGACAAAACCCTACGTGCCTACACAATATATGCACCGTGTTCTTGACCTGCGGCGCGGGACCGAGTGGCGTGCAGACCAAAATCACGCACCGGGACACAAAATAACGTTGCCTTGGCAACCGCGCAGCGGCCAGGCACACACACAGCACGCACGAGCGGCGCCGTCACACGTGTATTATGTGGATGGTAGCTGCTGCGCATAAGAAGTGCACGGGCCCTATCGACTCCTACGATAGCTTCAATGACGAACACCTCAGGCCCCACTTCCACAAAAGCCTGGTTAGGCAACGCTTGGCCCGCGTCGGCTTGGTGCGGTGCCTCCGACACGACGGTAAACCTGACGACCCCAGAACGCAAAGTTGCACCTGCTCCCTCTCCGGCTCCCGGGAGAGCCCGGACACAACGAGTACGACGAGTTCCGGGGACAGCGGAGTCGTAAGCCTAAGAAATGCGGACCTCACCTGCGCGACGTGCCGCAGGGGCTCCTCTGCTGTGGCTGCTGAGCCTCCAACGGCACTCATGAGCGAGCCCGTGTCTCCTTACCTGATGCCCGTGAACCCTTCATCAAAACGCAAGCCGACCATGACGCGACCGACCCAACAGGCCGCCGTTTCTCGGAGCACAGTCAGGAGGGCGAGCATAACGCCCTCGACACCAGCCAGTTCACGGGAAGACCTCGTCGTCATCAAGAACCACTTTCCCAAAAAGTCGGACTGCAAGGTCTCGCTGCTCTTCCGCGGGTCGGACTTGCGGAGGGCGGTCGCCGAAGCGCGCCAGTCGGCGATCAGGGTGACGCAGCAGCACTGCGGCGGCACTTCCTTGACTGTCTTCGACGGCCGAGTGACTCCTGGCGCGACGTTCACGTTCGCGTCCCGGAGGCACTGCGGCTACCCCTTCAGCATTGTCGTGTTCGTCGACGACATTAGGGACATCCAGCTGAGCAGCTGCTGCGAGTACCGTTACAACGTGGGCGCGCGATTGGGAGGCTCCCAAGGTCACTTCTCGCTTGCTAAGCTCGAGGGCGGAAGCCCGTGCTACAGGTGCGTACTCGAGAAGAGGCTCAAAGCCTTGCCGAAAGAAGAGCCCGAACAAACGCCATCTCTTGGCAGTAAGTCGGAAGAATCAAGTGGCCTCGGCAGCCCTGTTACGAGTAGTTCTGAAGCTGTAGACAGTGTAGCACAAAGTGTAGATGGTGCCGTTATGAACTCTCTATCTAGTGAAGAAGAGTACAGCGCCAGTGAAGATGAAAGCCAACACAGTAAAAGTCAACAATCAAGTGAACATACAGATGATGAGATAGCGGATGCTGCTGAGAAAGAACTTTACTCGAGTGGGACAAATTACAGCTCGGAAACGTCACAGAGCCAATCCCAGCTTCGCACTTCTGAATCTGAGGATGTCCGTGAACAAATTGAAGGTTATGCTGTTTCGAGTCAAGACTCAACACAAACAGACAACAACGTACAGGAGAGTGGCACTATTTCTAACAGCTTTGAAACTTACACCAGTGCAGAGAACTCAGGCGAGAAGTCTGTACATAGTGAAACAGGGTCGCACGTCGGGGATGGAGGTCAGCACAACATGCGCCACAATGTAGCAAAACCATCTATCTATTTCGtgcaagacaaaaagaaacagtggGGCTCTGACGAATGTCGTGGTGAAAGCTTTTCCTCGGACGACGATGCTCAGACAGTTACACTTACTGTTAAAGCAGAAGTGCACTCTACCCAATAAATATTATTTGAAGTGGTATTTATGCATGTGTCTATCATGAAGGGTGTTTTTACTTTACTAACATGCTACATGCAGTGTTTTAGCACGTCTGGGCGATCAGAGTCCAGATGAAATAAATATTCTCGGACACTAGGGGAGGATGCAATGCCGTAATTTTTATTTGTCACACAAATGCAACAAAGACAAATACGTTACATGAAGAACAAAAAATTACGTAGTCACAAATGACTGGAATGCGTGAACCTCACAATTATCCTCTCCAACTGATAACTTAAGCTTACGGGACCATCCTTCGCCAAAACATTACCAGCACGTTTAAATGGTATGTACAAAAAGTTGAACAGTTCATCTGTACAATGTTCCGCACATAGTGTGCCACCAATGACGAGAAGCATGGTGTTGTCTTTGTGTGAACGCCCTGGATGCCTGTTGTCTCCTGGCACTGAATACTTGTGGTGGGCACTTTAGCGGTCACACATCTGATGAAAACAAGAGAGAAAAACATCTTCAGAAAAAGTGCCGATAACAAACACTCAAAAGAGCAGTGTACACATTAAGCAATCTGTCTCGACAGGATTTGAGTTTTGTCACGTTCAGCAGAACTGTTTCAACACTGAACCCTAGCCTCCATTAAAAAAAGTTCTAATTGTGAATTCCCTGCTAAGAAGAACATTTGGGGACCTTTGTTAACATTTTCACAGATGCAGTTAAAATCTGTTGAGCTACATGTCTGATTCAATGGACATTTTGAAGTCCTGCCATGTTGCTCTTTAAAAAGGTATGCTGCACATGTGCTACTTGTTGACATCAACACAAGTACTAATTAAGGTGCTGGTCCTAGTCTAGCTGCTTCACCACGTATTAATTGCAACGTGCATGGATGCGGTGGAAGCAGATATGGCTAAAGAATGCAACCGTGCACATTTCCTGTTAGCATTTCGAAGATTCTGCTTAGCACTGTTCTTGTTGGCGAGAGCATTGATGGGTTGAGCTGAAGGAATATCGTAACattaatggcgtttttcactggttgattcggagcaggatttcttgctccgtggcaaggaatccgaatttcactgatcgatctggagcgggttcgtgCTTTCCGCTGGTCGTtacggatcaactcgctccgtgCCGAATTGCTCCCACTTGCTCTGCCACCGAGGCGCGgtttcgggcggaaatagctcgcatcacttccgttttcaagTGAAAACGGTACCCAGTCGGTATGCACAACATTGTGCTGCTTCACAAGATGGCTGCGTTTGGTGCTGCTAGCTCATGTTTAACGATAAGAGCTCGGGCGACAGCGATTAtgaggtgacgcaggtgctgtacggaGCCTTCTGTgtacgttgtccatgcacaatccttgcgggcgcgacatggaaatgacggactctgcAACTGCCGCAGTCAAATTACGCACGGGGGACGGCGACTTTGGTTGCtgtggaaacgtacagagcggAAGTCTGGCGTGGTTTCCAAAACTGGTTTGtgtgacgtgtacgcagacttcctgtgtgatcccccTGCGGAGCGCTGGCTGATttggatttgtgaaacccgagcgctcacTCGAGGATTTCGGCAGCTGCTCCAGAtagaccagtgaaaaacgccataaggaTCGCCTCTTGATGCAACAATGCAATATACTGGACACGACACAGAAGAAGTGTAGCACTGTCATTTAGGTACCATTGCATTGAAGTACTTACACTTGCTGCCTCACGTTTGCTCAGCATGTGTTATAAGGAGAAATGGAAAAACAAGTGTTACACTGATGATCACGTAAGCTTTCCAGCACAATGCAATGTGCAGCGCAGGTTTTGTAAATGTAGGCGTCAATGTTTTGCTGTGGTATGAGCAAGTGCTGCTAAGTGGTGACATTAAATTCCAACTTCATTATAAATATAAGAGGGCTGCTAACATTATTTAAACTATAGTAGTAAATTCCCAAGAATATATAGCATAGGTTGATTCTCCAAAAATGGACGAAGGACTGATTTCTAGACACGTTTCACTGATGCTTAGCCATAAGATGTTTAGCTTTCATAGAATGATTCACATCTTGCAAGTAGCCTGCACGGCACGCATGCTTTCGGCTAGTGATTTGCTAACAAGACAAAGGCATTGATTCTGTAATTTATATTCCTGTTATTGGTTTTAATTTGATTTCCAAGCTTTCAGAGCATATGCATCCATCAAAATTGTAATTCCACTCCAGTATTCTTCCCCAACCTACAGCACTGACAAAGCCCTCAATTTAGTTATGCAGTGGCAAGTTCACAACCCTAGTTAGCATGGAAAGCCTGGAGCATTAATTAGCATTGCGGTATAAGAGCCATTAACAGTTGGTACCATGTGCAGGCCTTTTATTATGGCTTCTGTTACGTTTGTACTATCACTTACAGTGACAAGATTGCGATGTACTGTGCTCATGGAATGAAACGCATCAATTTAAGACTAAGTAATGCGCATACTTTTGTTTCAACTGGCTGCAGCTCGTGTCATCATCGACGTTAATTCTGGCGCGTACACTTACATCGGAGTCCTCGTCACCTTTGGTGACCAAATTCCTAGCGACATGACATGGTGCTCTCGTGTACTTTGCACATATGtagggttctactaaatgctccATGTCCTATTTCATTCCATGAGCACTGTACATGGTAGCAAAAGGTTTCGAAACTAAAAAAGAACAGCATCAAGGAGTGCAGACACACATTTTCAAATTTGTAGAAACTCTACCACACACTTCTGGTAGTGAAAGGATAACGTTTTAACATAACATAAAATATATTAAATTTGATACTAAAGTCGTCTCACAATGTAGTATCAACATTACCAAGACGCTGTGTAGCATAAGGCCAGGTATGGGGTGTTGCTcattaaaaaataaagagagtGCGCTGCGCACACTTATTCTGGCTAGGCACACGAGCGAAAGCCACAGTGATCCCACAAATGGAGTGAGCCAGTGTACCCTCCTAGGTATTGAAACAAAAACTGGTTCGGAGAAACAATATGGTAAATTATTTAAGGCGCTCTCTGATGCTTGTCAGTATTTTTGCTAAGGCTTACAAAATTTGAACGTTCATTCAGCTAAATAAAGTTACAAGTTGAGAATGTCcggtcagtactcctttaactctttccctaccgtTCCCATCGGGCATCAATAGCCCACTAACAATGGTTTCAAATGCTGTTTTCGAGACCTTCCAAACTGCTCATGGACACATTGCACCATCCCACACATAGCAGGAGAACTAAACTTTAGTTTCTTATGGGGTCTGTTTTTTCCCCCACTTGGCGCCGATTTTTTAATGGGTTCTGAAGGTGTGCACGTGCTCCTTGGAGCTGAAAGCGATAGCAGCCACCCCCTAAAGTGGTACGCATGCTTCTATGCACTACGCCTGCGGCTGATTTTACCAACGGCTTGAGCATCAGCAAGTTGGAGGATGGCTGCCTTTTCATCTAACTTTGATTATGAGCGGGACGACGATGGACATCAAATCAGAACTTGAGAATGCACTGCTAATTTGCGCTCGTCCACCAACTGAAGCCAATCAGCACTAGCCAGTTAACTGCGAGACGTATCAAAACTGCAAAAAACATTATGACAGCAAAATGCAACAGAAAACGAGCTTTACCGCACGACTTCCAACACTCCCTGATATGTCTCACATCGAGGAGCTGCTTTGCAGCATGGCACACCATGAAGCTATTACAGCTTCGCATATACAGTTGAACTCACTTATAACGATTTATGATATAATGATCTATTGGTTATAACGCACACATTTCACGACATTTACGATTTTTCGACCCTGCCTATTGAAACTGCATCCAGATACAATGAAAATTTCTAAAAGCGATGTACTTTTACAACAAACAAATTCGTTTCTCTATCAAATTTGGTCACTGTAAAGGGAGAGTGCACATGAAGTTCCGAAGCACGACTAAATTTTGACACTGAGAGTGACGACGATGCAAACCAGCTCGGAACATCGGCAGCTGCGGTCTTGCACGCCCAGCTGTAGTGCTggcagttaaatttttgtagtggaatacctattttaataaaaaaaaaaattttttttttcagagatagtgcctattagacaGCATTACATTTTGTATACCTCAtgatttttgttatttttttctcagcCGCTACAAgtgtgtctttacaaactttaattttatcccacaatcttgattttgGCAATTGATATCTTTTCTATGACATATATCTTGTTAGTAAgacttttatgcatgaaaagtgcattcattctgctttttgttcttgtattacataaaatatcgCATGCATTAGTTGGTAGTTACTTCAGAAAAAAATATCTGGAGTAACCGACAAAAAACACCTATCTTTTCCATCGTAGGAAAAGAGTTAAAGCAATCCGGAGGTTGCTTTTTCAGGGATACTATGGGACAGTGCTCAAGAGAACAAGTGGCTGTGCCTTCAGAAGTCAACGTGTGCTATTCTAAATTGCACTCTTACAGATAAGTACTGCAACACATACAAGACTCCAATAAATGTGTCCCTCCTTTGAGATACCTCAGCTCTAGTTCAGGTCATAATAGTACAAGCCTCTTAGTTCACTTCCAGACAACCTCTAACAACCTGAACGATGAGGACAAGAGTTCCCGGTTTCCGCAAGTTTTGGAGCGCTGTGCATACAACAAAAGACTTGCAATTTTGCCACACTACTAACTGCTATGTCCACAGTGGCCACAAGGCTTGAAAACATAGTTATAAACTGTCTTCAGGTACGAGATTTAATTTATTCAAAACATTATGTACGAGCTATAGTGGCATTTTACAACTAACATTACTGTAAGTCATTATCAAAGTCAACAAGTATACCAATTAGCAGTACTAACAGGTTAGCAACTGCGTTGGTTGACACTACAGGAGGCATACTAGTGACAACGTCTATATACATATGTCAACAAAAAACGTGCATACAGATGAACAGTGAAAGGGTGCACACAATGTTACACAGACTGCCATTAAGATGAACCCTGTTAAGATGGATTCTCTTTGAAGCTGAATGCTTCAGACCTCTCCGAAACAACAATTCTTAATATGACGCTAAAGAGGAACACttatcagtttagactaataaagtattttttcaaaactttattttcatcaaTTTTCCAGCAACAGGTTGAATAACCTTGAGAAAGCGAAGGTCAAAATGCCATTTAAAAAATCTTTATTCATGAGGGAAGTCGAAAgacagtaccgtatttactcgcataatgatcaaactttttttgtcagaaaaattgacgcaaatttaggggtgcgatcattacgtgagttaaatttcccgcaaaaagaaagaaaatttttttttcatcccgcatttgctgcgggacaccaaaacaaaaatggcaggcAGAGCacaccgaacgcgattttttttcttctcgtgagtatattacgtgcattgaaacagtttcttccgtatcagtgatgaataatattgttaatatcggcaagtttgcagaaataacgtagccatgtccattttgaggggacagaaacagatgggtgcgcttagctgccagtgacacagAAACGCATGGCCGGCGTtctgtggaaactgcggcatctgtcttcactactatcctaatacggcacatttccgctaagggtgggcgaatatcttagctgtgttacaggcgtcggcgtatgaatagggtacacgtttaacatatcagtgtaaacgtgctACTATCGTTTCCGCTCgcgatttgtcgcgtgcccacgagtgcagatgagaagaactgaaaggcgccttttttgtttttgtcgaccacaaccattataaagcccacccacaataaaggcaagtttggttgcaccTCCTTTTTtaatggaagtgtggaaagtgatgaaagtaatgaaatgaggcatctacttaagaatgtttggtgcgtgcagaccgcttggcttgtcttgaaaagtcgttcgcgtagcatttgacagatggtaagcgcgatcattattagctagacttggcacacaatatatcgctgcggcaagttcggggcgctatcattacacgggaaattttaaaaaatcgaattttgatgacaaaattcaggggtgcgatcatcacgcaagtgcgatcattatgtgagtaaatacggtatgtcaaCGTAACGTCACAgattaaaaatttttttcttgtatttgggCCACTGTAGCTTAGCAAAAGTTCTTCGAACTTATGTTGAGTCTTTTGCTCTTTTATAATACAGCATATCTCATCTTAATTGGTAACAGTTAACTAGGCCccagcagatgctgtcaaaatccatgacatcatggcAAGCTGGTGCGAGAACTTGAAGGTGGCATCAATgctggtttttcttttttgcttattttctggcttagcaagccttccctcagttgtacaaaggtACCATATTTTCCGATGAATAAGGCATATTTTCTTTCTAAAAATTTTCTTTGGTGCGTCTTACACAATGGTGTGTCCTCTATATGCGTAAACCCAAGTGTACCTGGTGCGACCAatatgcgtcttttttttttcatgcgagtACAAGAAACCATACGTGGGAGCACTGCGGAagaagtggagctactgtaacaCAGGAACTGCAGCAAAGGTTGCTACCGTGGCGCCCGTGATATCGGTACCTCCTTGACTGGAAGTCACGCATACTAGTTTTCCGTTATAgtagtttttttttgtaaataagtTACACCCACGGAACTAACACACTAAATAAGAAAAAGGCATAACTTTTAATCGTAATGTTGTGGTGCCCGACATCTGtttgtaaaaaagaagaaagagcaccatttggttatcatcatcatcagccaaccATGCGAGAAGTCTCAGCAGTACGAGCAGTAGTCGCAGTGCTTCCAGCTTCCAGTAGCCAGTGCGCTTTCTTATGCATTTCGGGTGTGCTGTGTGATGTCATTGTTGCTCATGTGTACGGCTCAGGCACTCCACACCATGCCACTCCACAGAGGCAATGCCAGCGACATGCTTCAAGATGCTTATAGCGTCGATGTACAAGTTGTTCAGAGGCCGCGATGGTAACCCAGCAATGCTGCCGGCCAAAATGGTTTAACTTTTTTACAGTGCGTCTGAGTATGGGACCTTCGATGACTTCGAGTGAAGtgcaataaatgttagttttctGCACCTAAGAGGAGCGTTGTTGGTTCAAAATTTATTCTGCTAGAATTTTCAGCTTGTAAAATTTTGTTTATAGAAATTTAGTGCCTCAAATGGGTGAGCGTGGCATTTCGCAATGATTGTACAAGCGAGTGCAATCACGTGCTGACTGAGCTAAAATAGGTGTGCCTTATATGCAGGTGTGTGTTTTTATACACCAATGTTTTCTTTTAAAGCCACAAAAGTAGGAGGTGTGTCTTACACAAAGGTGTGACTTAAACACCGGCAAATATGCTAATTTATTAATGCAGCtcaacttatttttttctttagtgtccctttaagaggaaaaTGGGAAGGGAAAATAAGATTGCAATTAAATAACTGTTCTGAATGCGACCTACTTATCAAAGTGGAAGTGAAGATGGCCAGAACAGTGGGCACATGTAAGCTGTGACATCCTTTCATTGACCACAGGGACTGCCAGGTAGACAGATAGCTAGATACAAGCTCCACAGTACAGAGTCCTAACAAGTGGGTAGGCTCCTACTTATTATCCTGCTTACTTTTTACTCTAGCAACACCATCGTACCTGTACCGAGCGAGGTGGTTTCTCTTGCCACAACACAAATTTTCTCATCTATCAAATTATTGATCATCAACTATGTACAAAGCAAACAGACCCACTGCACATGTCTACATCTTAAGAATGACAGCTATCCTAGCTTCACATCTGCTCTGCTGTGCAGTCTGATACAGATTACTACAGGGACATTTTTACATTGGTGAGTGCAACTGCCAATATGGCCCATTCGAGATGCacaggaatgatgggaagtacaagGCTCTTGCCAGAGGCAGCATTAAATGCCTATGCGGCTTATGTTAAGCCCCTTATTAAAGCCAATCTATCCTGCAGATTGGTTTGGCGACAATAATAGCTAAGTTTGACCTCTGAATGCTACACTCGAACAAAGCAGGTCACTTCTAGAAATACACACACACTAAGACACACTTTAACAGGAACAGACAGTGCAATGAAATGAAAAGACAAACATTACCTCTGCCAAGTTAAGACCAGTGCACTTCCCACAAATCTTGCAGTAGAATGGCTGCAGTAATAACTACCCTCCACTGCTGTGTGCGTCAAAATCTACAAAGTCAAAGTCTACACAAAGCCAACTAAGGTGATTTCCATTGCATCGCATGTGAGCAGGGCTGAGTAGCTGGTCATGCGCGCTGGAGGTACGTGTGGCAATAGCACCGCTGATCAGGTGACAGATTCAGGTGGTGCAGGTAGCGCAGACCCCAGTTACCTGACGAGGGTGCCTTGGGCATCTCGCACAGCTCGCAAGCCTCCAGGGCTGGGTGATTGAGAAAGGTGCACTTGGAGCACTTCCACCGGTTGTCCTCTTGGTTCTCCTCGTCTTCCGAAAGGAGGCTGTTCGGTCGTGGTGAGGGTGCTGCACAGGGAGGATTGGGGTGCACGACCACACAGGAAGGAGGGAATGAGTCAAAGAAAGCTCGGAGGTTTATCCTATGGATGGATAGCGCCTGTTTGATTCATGTGTCATTCGCTGCCCCACAGCCCTTCATTATCTGGTGCAAAAGTTTGCTGCTGCACGGTGTCATTTATGGGAAGAGAAAGTTGAAAGGTTGGGGCACAAGACACTTCATTTTTGGTGAAAAGTCGCTATGTGATGACAATGAGTGCTTTAACTATTAGGCTTTTCGGTATGCCTTTACAAGTAACAACAAATGGAGGCACATAAATTCCCCTTTGGATAAAATAGAAGCAGGGCATTAAACAATAAGAACTGCTAATAGCGGCAAGTGTTCTTATAGCAGTCAGAAGCAAAGAATTTATGCTTAGGCACAAGTGCACACAGGGATGTGTATGCACATCAGGTCAATATAAAACATGACAGGTGTCCGAGAGCACTAAAATGCAAGGTAGTTCAGTACACACTGCTAAAATATTTCGTCAGTAAACTACTTCCTCTATCATAATATGTCCAGTGCGTCTGATGCTGCAGAAGAGCTGGCACAGCATTTCACAAGGCAAACATTGCCACTGTGAACATAAACAATGGAGCCCCAATTATACTACTTTCTTGAGGCTGCGCGAGAATGTTGTATAATCCGGGCAGCACAGTATATTCCGACCAACAAAAATTATACCTATAATGCACGGCTTCGCTCGACAGAGTTGCAAAGA
This window encodes:
- the LOC142585186 gene encoding uncharacterized protein LOC142585186 — its product is MWMVAAAHKKCTGPIDSYDSFNDEHLRPHFHKSLVRQRLARVGLVRCLRHDGKPDDPRTQSCTCSLSGSRESPDTTSTTSSGDSGVVSLRNADLTCATCRRGSSAVAAEPPTALMSEPVSPYLMPVNPSSKRKPTMTRPTQQAAVSRSTVRRASITPSTPASSREDLVVIKNHFPKKSDCKVSLLFRGSDLRRAVAEARQSAIRVTQQHCGGTSLTVFDGRVTPGATFTFASRRHCGYPFSIVVFVDDIRDIQLSSCCEYRYNVGARLGGSQGHFSLAKLEGGSPCYRCVLEKRLKALPKEEPEQTPSLGSKSEESSGLGSPVTSSSEAVDSVAQSVDGAVMNSLSSEEEYSASEDESQHSKSQQSSEHTDDEIADAAEKELYSSGTNYSSETSQSQSQLRTSESEDVREQIEGYAVSSQDSTQTDNNVQESGTISNSFETYTSAENSGEKSVHSETGSHVGDGGQHNMRHNVAKPSIYFVQDKKKQWGSDECRGESFSSDDDAQTVTLTVKAEVHSTQ